In Dama dama isolate Ldn47 chromosome 20, ASM3311817v1, whole genome shotgun sequence, a single window of DNA contains:
- the MSTO1 gene encoding protein misato homolog 1 isoform X1: MAGGAREVLTLQLGHFAGFVGAHWWNQQDAALCRPNDAKEPPGELCPDVLYRTGRTLHGQETYTPRLILMDLKGSLSSLKQEGGLYRDKQLDAAIAWQGKLTTHTEELYPKNPYLQDLLSAEGVLSSDGTWRVKSIPNGKGPPPFTNARTPKPVMPTEGSIRVWSDFLRVHLHPRSICMIHKYNHDGEAGRLEAFGQGESILKEPKYLEELEDRLHFYVEECDYLQVAEGHGGHCIETSLILPLSLFTSLQGFQILCDLHDGFSGLGAKAAELLQDEYSGRGIITWGLLPGPYRLGELQKNIYRLLNTAFGLVHLSAHSSLVCPLSLGGSLGLRPEPPVSFPLLQYDAALPVHCGAILATALDTVTVPYRLRSSPVSMVHLADMLNFSGKKVVTAGATIPFPLVPSQSLPDTLMQLGQATPWTPLSACGDPSGTCCFAQSVVLRGLDRARHTSQLTPGTPLPSPLHTCTTGEEVLAQYLQQQQPRVRSSSHLLLTPCKAVPPYPYLFSSRLSQHGLLLDAPPAGTAVESIPVLGALCSSSSLNRALGDLAKDLSKLDLRRWASFMDAGVEQDDLEETLQDLRDLAQCYESGNDRLMD, from the exons ATGGCGGGCGGGGCCCGGGAGGTCCTCACTTTGCAGTTGGGACATTTTGCGGGTTTCGTGGGAGCGCACTGGTGGAACCAGCAG GATGCTGCGTTGTGCAGGCCGAACGATGCCAAAGAGCCGCCGGGAGAGCTGTGCCCCGACGTCCTGTACAGGACCGGCCGGACGTTACATGGCCAAGAGACCTACACGCCGAGACTCATCCTCATGGATCTGAAGG GTAGTCTGAGCTCCCTAAAGCAAGAAGGTGGACTCTACAGGGACAAACAGCTAGATGCTGCAATAGCATG GCAAGGGAagctcaccacacacacagaggaactcTATCCCAAGAACCCTTATCTCCAGGACCTTCTGAGCGCAGAG GGAGTGCTGAGTAGTGATGGTACCTGGAGGGTCAAATCAATTCCCAATGGCAAAG GTCCCCCACCATTCACCAACGCTAGAACTCCAAAACCAGTTATGCCCACAGAGGGCAGTATCAGAGTCTGGTCAGACTTCCTCAGAGTCCATCTCCACCCCCGGAGCATCTGTATGATTCACAAATACAACCATGATGG GGAAGCAGGCCGCCTGGAGGCTTTTGGCCAAGGGGAGAGCATCCTGAAGGAACCCAAGTACCTGGAAGAGCTGGAGGACAGGCTGCATTTCTACGTGGAGGAGTGTGACTACCTGCAGGTAGCTGAGGGGCACGGCGGGCACTGTATAGAAACATCCCTCATCctgccactttcacttttcacctctcTCCAGGGCTTCCAGATTCTGTGTGACCTGCACGATGGCTTCTCTGGGCTGGGCGCCAAGGCTGCGGAGTTGCTACAAGACGAGTATTCAGGGCGGGGAATAATCACCTGGGGCCTGCTCCCTGGTCCGTACCGCCTTGGG GAGCTGCAAAAAAACATCTACCGTCTGTTAAACACAGCTTTCGGTTTGGTACACCTGTCTGCTCACAGCTCTCTGGTCTGCCCCTTATCCTTGGGTGGGAGCCTGGGGCTGCGACCTGAGCCGCCCGTCAGCTTCCCTCTCCTGCAGTATGAC GCCGCTCTGCCCGTCCACTGTGGTGCCATCCTAGCTACAGCCCTGGACACAGTCACTGTTCCTTATCGCCTACGGTCCTCACCAGTTTCCATGGTTCATCTGGCTGATATGCTGAACTTCTCTGGGAAAAAG GTGGTGACAGCAGGAGCAACTATCCCCTTCCCCTTAGTTCCAAGCCAGTCCCTCCCTGATACCCTAATGCAGCTTGGACAggccaccccatggaccccacTGTCTGCATGTGGGGACCCTTCTGGGACATGCTGCTTTGCCCAGTCGGTGGTGCTGAGGGGTCTAGACAGAGCACGCCACACCAG TCAGCTCACCCCCGGGACACCTCTGCCCTCCCCGCTCCACACGTGCACCACTGGGGAAGAAGTCTTGGCCCAGtatttgcagcagcagcagcctagagTCAGGAG CTCTTCCCATCTGCTGCTGACTCCCTGCAAGGCAGTCCCTCCTTACCCCTACCTCTTCTCCTCACGCCTCAGCCAGCACGGTTTGCTACTCGATGCTCCTCCAGCAGGGACAG CGGTGGAGAGCATCCCAGTGCTCGGGGCCctctgctcctcttcctccttgaaCCGGGCCCTGGGAGATTTGGCCAAAGATCTCTCCAAACTTGACCTGCGACGCTGGGCCAGCTTCATGGACGCTGGAGTGGAACAGGATGACCTAGAGGAGACACTGCAGGATCTGCGAGACCTGGCCCAGTGCTACGAGAGTGGCAACGACAGGCTCATGGACTAA
- the MSTO1 gene encoding protein misato homolog 1 isoform X2: protein MAGGAREVLTLQLGHFAGFVGAHWWNQQDAALCRPNDAKEPPGELCPDVLYRTGRTLHGQETYTPRLILMDLKGSLSSLKQEGGLYRDKQLDAAIAWQGKLTTHTEELYPKNPYLQDLLSAEGVLSSDGTWRVKSIPNGKGPPPFTNARTPKPVMPTEGSIRVWSDFLRVHLHPRSICMIHKYNHDGEAGRLEAFGQGESILKEPKYLEELEDRLHFYVEECDYLQGFQILCDLHDGFSGLGAKAAELLQDEYSGRGIITWGLLPGPYRLGELQKNIYRLLNTAFGLVHLSAHSSLVCPLSLGGSLGLRPEPPVSFPLLQYDAALPVHCGAILATALDTVTVPYRLRSSPVSMVHLADMLNFSGKKVVTAGATIPFPLVPSQSLPDTLMQLGQATPWTPLSACGDPSGTCCFAQSVVLRGLDRARHTSQLTPGTPLPSPLHTCTTGEEVLAQYLQQQQPRVRSSSHLLLTPCKAVPPYPYLFSSRLSQHGLLLDAPPAGTAVESIPVLGALCSSSSLNRALGDLAKDLSKLDLRRWASFMDAGVEQDDLEETLQDLRDLAQCYESGNDRLMD, encoded by the exons ATGGCGGGCGGGGCCCGGGAGGTCCTCACTTTGCAGTTGGGACATTTTGCGGGTTTCGTGGGAGCGCACTGGTGGAACCAGCAG GATGCTGCGTTGTGCAGGCCGAACGATGCCAAAGAGCCGCCGGGAGAGCTGTGCCCCGACGTCCTGTACAGGACCGGCCGGACGTTACATGGCCAAGAGACCTACACGCCGAGACTCATCCTCATGGATCTGAAGG GTAGTCTGAGCTCCCTAAAGCAAGAAGGTGGACTCTACAGGGACAAACAGCTAGATGCTGCAATAGCATG GCAAGGGAagctcaccacacacacagaggaactcTATCCCAAGAACCCTTATCTCCAGGACCTTCTGAGCGCAGAG GGAGTGCTGAGTAGTGATGGTACCTGGAGGGTCAAATCAATTCCCAATGGCAAAG GTCCCCCACCATTCACCAACGCTAGAACTCCAAAACCAGTTATGCCCACAGAGGGCAGTATCAGAGTCTGGTCAGACTTCCTCAGAGTCCATCTCCACCCCCGGAGCATCTGTATGATTCACAAATACAACCATGATGG GGAAGCAGGCCGCCTGGAGGCTTTTGGCCAAGGGGAGAGCATCCTGAAGGAACCCAAGTACCTGGAAGAGCTGGAGGACAGGCTGCATTTCTACGTGGAGGAGTGTGACTACCTGCAG GGCTTCCAGATTCTGTGTGACCTGCACGATGGCTTCTCTGGGCTGGGCGCCAAGGCTGCGGAGTTGCTACAAGACGAGTATTCAGGGCGGGGAATAATCACCTGGGGCCTGCTCCCTGGTCCGTACCGCCTTGGG GAGCTGCAAAAAAACATCTACCGTCTGTTAAACACAGCTTTCGGTTTGGTACACCTGTCTGCTCACAGCTCTCTGGTCTGCCCCTTATCCTTGGGTGGGAGCCTGGGGCTGCGACCTGAGCCGCCCGTCAGCTTCCCTCTCCTGCAGTATGAC GCCGCTCTGCCCGTCCACTGTGGTGCCATCCTAGCTACAGCCCTGGACACAGTCACTGTTCCTTATCGCCTACGGTCCTCACCAGTTTCCATGGTTCATCTGGCTGATATGCTGAACTTCTCTGGGAAAAAG GTGGTGACAGCAGGAGCAACTATCCCCTTCCCCTTAGTTCCAAGCCAGTCCCTCCCTGATACCCTAATGCAGCTTGGACAggccaccccatggaccccacTGTCTGCATGTGGGGACCCTTCTGGGACATGCTGCTTTGCCCAGTCGGTGGTGCTGAGGGGTCTAGACAGAGCACGCCACACCAG TCAGCTCACCCCCGGGACACCTCTGCCCTCCCCGCTCCACACGTGCACCACTGGGGAAGAAGTCTTGGCCCAGtatttgcagcagcagcagcctagagTCAGGAG CTCTTCCCATCTGCTGCTGACTCCCTGCAAGGCAGTCCCTCCTTACCCCTACCTCTTCTCCTCACGCCTCAGCCAGCACGGTTTGCTACTCGATGCTCCTCCAGCAGGGACAG CGGTGGAGAGCATCCCAGTGCTCGGGGCCctctgctcctcttcctccttgaaCCGGGCCCTGGGAGATTTGGCCAAAGATCTCTCCAAACTTGACCTGCGACGCTGGGCCAGCTTCATGGACGCTGGAGTGGAACAGGATGACCTAGAGGAGACACTGCAGGATCTGCGAGACCTGGCCCAGTGCTACGAGAGTGGCAACGACAGGCTCATGGACTAA
- the DAP3 gene encoding small ribosomal subunit protein mS29 isoform X2 produces the protein MLKGMTRLVSRVHKLDPGRFLHLGTQAPQCLVAHLNNQVPNESPRAISRTLENNPAKHGEQHVGRHYSISVQELKTVFPHGLPPRFAMQVKTFNEACLMVRKPALELLHYLKNTNFAHPAVRYVLYGEKGTGKTLSLCHIIHFCAKQDWLILHIPDAHLWVKNCRDLLQSTYNKQRFDQPLEASIWLKNFKTANERFLSQIKVQDTYVWNKRESTEKGSPLAEVVEQGIMRVRNATDAVGIVLKELKRQSSQGIFRLLVAVDGVNALWGRTTLKREDKSLIAPEELALIYNLRKMVKNDWQGGAIVLTVSQTGSLFKPRKAYLPQELLGKEGFDTLDPFIPILVSNYNPKEFEGCIQYYLENNWLQHEKAHTEEGKKELLFLSNRNPGLLERLCAYL, from the exons ATGCTGAAAGGAATGACAAGGCTTGTCTCCAGGGTCCATAAG TTGGACCCTGGACGTTTTTTGCACTTAGGGACCCAGGCACCCCAGTGCCTTGTTGCTCATCTGAATAACCAGGTTCCAAATGAGAGTCCCAGAGCTATTTCCCGCACCCTTGAGAACAATCCG GCCAAGCACGGGGAGCAGCATGTGGGTCGGCACTACAGCATATCTGTCCAAGAGCTGAAGACCGTGTTCCCCCACGGCCTGCCTCCTCGCTTTGCAATGCAG GTGAAGACATTCAATGAAGCTTGCCTGATGGTAAGGAAACCAGCCCTCGAGCTTCTGCATTACCTGAAAAACACCAATTTTGCTCATCCAGCTGTACGATACGTCCTCT ATGGCGAGAAGGGAACAGGAAAAACCCTCAGTCTTTGCCATATTATTCATTTCTGTGCAAAACAAGACTGGCTGATACTGCATATTCCAGATG CTCATCTTTGGGTCAAAAACTGCCGGGATCTTCTGCAGTCCACCTACAACAAACAGCGCTTTGACCAACCTTTAGAGGCTTCAATCTGGCTGAAGAATTTCAAAACTGCAAATGAGCGTTTCTTGAGTCAG ataaaagTTCAAGACACGTATGTCTGGAATAAGCGAGAAAGCACTGAGAAAGGCAGTCCTCTGGCAGAAGTAGTTGAACAG GGCATAATGCGAGTGAGGAATGCCACAGATGCAGTTGGGATTGTGCTTAAAGAGCTAAAGAGGCAAAGTTCTCAGGGTATTTTTCGCCTCCTGGTAGCAGTGGATGGAGTCAATGCTCTCTGGGGAAGGACCACActgaaaagagaagataaaagcCTG ATTGCCCCAGAAGAACTAGCCCTTATTTACAACCTGAGGAAAATGGTGAAAAATGATTGG cAAGGAGGTGCCATTGTGTTGACTGTGAGCCAGACTGGGTCTCTCTTTAAGCCCCGGAAAGCCTATCTGCCCCAGGAGTTGCTGGGAAAG gaaggaTTTGATACCCTGGATCCCTTTATTCCCATCCTGGTTTCCAACTATAACCCAAAGGAATTTGAAGGTTGTATTCAGTATTATTTGGAGAACAATTGGCTTCAACATGAGAAAG CTCATAcagaagaagggaagaaggagCTGCTGTTCCTAAGCAATAGGAATCCCGGGCTGCTGGAGCGGCTGTGTGCCTACCTCTAG
- the DAP3 gene encoding small ribosomal subunit protein mS29 isoform X1 — protein MRERSGFRTFMSTGIMLKGMTRLVSRVHKLDPGRFLHLGTQAPQCLVAHLNNQVPNESPRAISRTLENNPAKHGEQHVGRHYSISVQELKTVFPHGLPPRFAMQVKTFNEACLMVRKPALELLHYLKNTNFAHPAVRYVLYGEKGTGKTLSLCHIIHFCAKQDWLILHIPDAHLWVKNCRDLLQSTYNKQRFDQPLEASIWLKNFKTANERFLSQIKVQDTYVWNKRESTEKGSPLAEVVEQGIMRVRNATDAVGIVLKELKRQSSQGIFRLLVAVDGVNALWGRTTLKREDKSLIAPEELALIYNLRKMVKNDWQGGAIVLTVSQTGSLFKPRKAYLPQELLGKEGFDTLDPFIPILVSNYNPKEFEGCIQYYLENNWLQHEKAHTEEGKKELLFLSNRNPGLLERLCAYL, from the exons cacagggATAATGCTGAAAGGAATGACAAGGCTTGTCTCCAGGGTCCATAAG TTGGACCCTGGACGTTTTTTGCACTTAGGGACCCAGGCACCCCAGTGCCTTGTTGCTCATCTGAATAACCAGGTTCCAAATGAGAGTCCCAGAGCTATTTCCCGCACCCTTGAGAACAATCCG GCCAAGCACGGGGAGCAGCATGTGGGTCGGCACTACAGCATATCTGTCCAAGAGCTGAAGACCGTGTTCCCCCACGGCCTGCCTCCTCGCTTTGCAATGCAG GTGAAGACATTCAATGAAGCTTGCCTGATGGTAAGGAAACCAGCCCTCGAGCTTCTGCATTACCTGAAAAACACCAATTTTGCTCATCCAGCTGTACGATACGTCCTCT ATGGCGAGAAGGGAACAGGAAAAACCCTCAGTCTTTGCCATATTATTCATTTCTGTGCAAAACAAGACTGGCTGATACTGCATATTCCAGATG CTCATCTTTGGGTCAAAAACTGCCGGGATCTTCTGCAGTCCACCTACAACAAACAGCGCTTTGACCAACCTTTAGAGGCTTCAATCTGGCTGAAGAATTTCAAAACTGCAAATGAGCGTTTCTTGAGTCAG ataaaagTTCAAGACACGTATGTCTGGAATAAGCGAGAAAGCACTGAGAAAGGCAGTCCTCTGGCAGAAGTAGTTGAACAG GGCATAATGCGAGTGAGGAATGCCACAGATGCAGTTGGGATTGTGCTTAAAGAGCTAAAGAGGCAAAGTTCTCAGGGTATTTTTCGCCTCCTGGTAGCAGTGGATGGAGTCAATGCTCTCTGGGGAAGGACCACActgaaaagagaagataaaagcCTG ATTGCCCCAGAAGAACTAGCCCTTATTTACAACCTGAGGAAAATGGTGAAAAATGATTGG cAAGGAGGTGCCATTGTGTTGACTGTGAGCCAGACTGGGTCTCTCTTTAAGCCCCGGAAAGCCTATCTGCCCCAGGAGTTGCTGGGAAAG gaaggaTTTGATACCCTGGATCCCTTTATTCCCATCCTGGTTTCCAACTATAACCCAAAGGAATTTGAAGGTTGTATTCAGTATTATTTGGAGAACAATTGGCTTCAACATGAGAAAG CTCATAcagaagaagggaagaaggagCTGCTGTTCCTAAGCAATAGGAATCCCGGGCTGCTGGAGCGGCTGTGTGCCTACCTCTAG